Proteins co-encoded in one Cytobacillus sp. NJ13 genomic window:
- a CDS encoding ATP-binding cassette domain-containing protein, with amino-acid sequence MENLLEIRDLSKSFTLHNLGKNIHAVSGIDIRLMEGSFVGITGKSGSGKSTILKCIFGTYRLQHGSIWYNSKKFGPLNLAEATNRQMIYLRKHEIGYVSQFLNVMPRTTARQLVKQAIFEMGRDQDQAEIETKKILSHFELDPELWDSYPATFSGGEKLRLNIARAMVKKPRLLLLDEPTASLDYESKMKVKVLIEQLMHEGTTMLGIFHDLEFMNNLCDREYNMQNGVFTLSH; translated from the coding sequence GTGGAAAATCTATTGGAAATCAGGGATCTGTCCAAATCATTTACCCTTCATAATCTCGGGAAAAATATCCATGCAGTGAGCGGAATTGATATCAGGCTGATGGAAGGAAGCTTTGTTGGGATTACAGGAAAAAGCGGGAGCGGTAAATCAACAATCCTGAAATGCATTTTTGGAACATATAGACTTCAGCACGGAAGCATTTGGTACAATTCGAAAAAGTTCGGTCCTCTTAATTTGGCAGAGGCAACAAATAGACAAATGATTTATTTGCGCAAGCATGAAATTGGCTATGTGTCTCAATTTCTGAATGTTATGCCAAGAACGACTGCCAGACAGCTTGTAAAGCAGGCCATTTTTGAAATGGGCCGGGATCAGGATCAGGCAGAAATAGAGACGAAAAAAATCCTTTCGCATTTCGAGCTGGATCCAGAGCTATGGGACAGCTATCCTGCCACCTTTTCAGGCGGGGAAAAGCTAAGGCTCAACATTGCCCGGGCTATGGTCAAGAAGCCAAGACTGCTTCTTTTGGATGAACCGACGGCAAGCCTGGACTATGAATCTAAAATGAAGGTAAAAGTCTTAATTGAGCAATTAATGCATGAAGGCACGACGATGCTGGGAATCTTCCATGATCTCGAATTTATGAACAATTTATGTGATAGGGAATACAACATGCAGAATGGTGTTTTTACATTATCACATTAA
- the phnM gene encoding phosphonate metabolism protein PhnM: protein MYVITNGKLITEDTILQGYDLLIEDDRISRIAPKGEMKFEDAMEVIDAAGGYVSPGFIDIHSDYIEHMAAPRPTSLMNFHLSLREAEKELISHGITTMFHSLSLFKETEYAYKPIREPENVRKLIDLIDETHSTKHLVRHRFHARMEIDNVDEIENLKSYISEDKVHLISFMDHTPGQGQYRHLEIYRNTVKSYNSMSDAAIDVLIRNHQTKEKLTALDMKDIAEHARAHGIAVASHDDDSFEKLELVKSFGTTISEFPITQEVAYKAKELGMYTVAGAPNVLLGGSHSGNLGAADAIQNESIDILCSDYYPAAMLHAIFELVRNYGMDLADMIRLVTINPAKAVNMDEEIGSIEAGKKADLLIIEKLADDFPVITGVFVDGKLIQKTNYRI, encoded by the coding sequence TTGTACGTCATTACAAACGGAAAACTAATTACAGAGGATACGATTCTGCAAGGCTATGATCTTCTGATAGAGGATGATAGGATCAGCAGAATTGCTCCAAAGGGAGAAATGAAATTTGAGGATGCCATGGAGGTGATAGATGCAGCGGGCGGCTATGTCTCGCCGGGATTTATCGATATCCATTCCGACTATATTGAGCATATGGCAGCACCGAGGCCAACTTCATTAATGAACTTTCATTTAAGCCTCAGGGAAGCAGAGAAGGAGCTCATTTCTCATGGGATCACAACGATGTTCCACTCCCTTTCCCTATTCAAAGAAACAGAATATGCATACAAGCCAATTCGGGAACCGGAAAATGTCAGAAAGCTCATTGACCTGATTGATGAGACACACAGTACAAAGCATCTTGTGCGCCATCGTTTCCATGCACGAATGGAAATTGATAATGTGGATGAAATCGAGAACCTCAAAAGCTATATAAGCGAAGATAAGGTGCACCTGATTTCGTTTATGGACCATACACCTGGACAAGGGCAATATCGCCATCTGGAAATTTACCGGAACACCGTTAAAAGCTATAACAGTATGAGTGATGCGGCTATAGATGTTTTAATCCGTAATCACCAAACGAAGGAAAAGCTCACTGCCCTGGATATGAAGGACATTGCCGAGCACGCCCGGGCACATGGAATAGCAGTTGCTTCACATGATGATGACAGTTTCGAAAAACTGGAGCTGGTCAAAAGCTTTGGCACGACCATCAGTGAATTTCCAATTACCCAGGAGGTGGCGTATAAGGCGAAGGAGCTTGGCATGTATACGGTGGCCGGTGCCCCAAATGTACTGCTTGGAGGCTCCCACAGCGGAAATCTGGGTGCAGCGGATGCGATTCAGAATGAGTCGATTGATATATTGTGCAGTGACTATTATCCGGCAGCCATGCTTCATGCCATTTTTGAACTGGTAAGGAATTATGGGATGGACCTGGCAGACATGATCAGGCTTGTCACCATAAATCCGGCAAAAGCCGTGAACATGGATGAAGAAATCGGTTCGATCGAGGCAGGAAAAAAAGCCGATCTTCTGATCATTGAAAAATTGGCAGACGATTTTCCTGTGATAACGGGCGTATTCGTTGATGGGAAGCTTATCCAAAAAACGAATTACAGAATTTGA